The genomic DNA catcaAGTACATGTTAAAttagagttattagtcattttgtgttttgccaaaaaaaacttTGGCACCCTGCCCAGTTCaggcccttgaatgaaaactcaccattttgctaacttgaatggtgttacacttgtatagcgcttttccacctttcaaggccctcaaagcgctttacactatctcgtcacccacctactggtgacgcagcaccaggagcaatgtggggttcagtatcttgctcaaggacacttcatCAGGGCGGATAATCGAAcctacaacctctgggttgggggacaactactctaccactgagccacgcccccCCACAAGAGCTCATatgtctcatcagcattctcacccattttgaggaggatccaactaacactCTAGgcaccaaggtctcaaatgtgcaccctgtttaccgataaaaaattcacattcaatccaaaatacccgatttccggttgggtttggaatattggtGCAGGAGACTTCTTGGAgccgttttgcacaatgtatccacTGCCCAAAATTAATCGCTATACGTTGAAAAAACATAAATGGaaaagccttttttaaaaattcaaaggggcgccactgagccattttttttgtttttttttgcaacgttgtaaaataattgaaatttaAGCTaagctgcacgtatgtgcaaatgttggcgagttttcgagcatgttcaggcctccaaattggccatttttatttgccgAGAACATAAAAATAGGAATcccttgcattacaatagggctctcGCACACTTAGTGCTCGGACCCTAATAATGAAATGGCATTTGGTGAAAAAGTTGAGCTTTTGGTCAAATGGCTAGAATATTTGAGTGTAACAAATAAGATTTTCGGAATTTCAGAGAACGTTAAGAAGGATAAAGAGTTGTAGTTATATTAATAGCGACACGATTGGACGTCTCTCGCCGTCAACGGTGTTTAAACTCAACGGTTTCTCGGACAAACGCGGCAGGTGATCGGCTGTCGTCTGCGCGTCCATTTCGACGGCTACCCGGAGTGCTACGACTTCTGGGTCAACTTCGACTCGGCCGACATCCGACCGGCGGGCTGGTGTCGCCGCGTCGAACGCAGGCTCCACCCACCCAAAGGTGAAGCCCGTAGCGCCGCCCCCTCTGCTACGAGCGCCTTCCCGACCGCCCGTTTGGCAAACTGTCTCTAGGTTACAGTGAGAGCGATTTCGATTGGTCGTCGTACCTGCGGTCCACCGGAGCTCAGGCCGCACCTCCCGAGATTTTCCCCTGTCGCGCGGCGGTCAGTAAGCCGACGTCCGTTTGTCCGTGTCGCGCGTCTGCGCGCCCGCTTACCTTTGTGTCTTTATGTCGTCAAGTCGTGCGACTTTCAGGTGGGCATGAAGTTGGAGGCGGTGGACCAAAAAAATCCGAGCCTGGTGTGCGTGGCGTCGGTGGCCGACGTGGCGGACGATCGCGTTCTGGTCCATTTTGACAACTGGGACAACTCGTACGACTACTGGTGAGCCCGCGGTCGGGCCGCGCCGAGCGCCGGAACGACTTTGTCGTGTATTTTTGTCATCCCAGGTGCGATAGCGCCAGTCCTTTGATCCGTCCCGTCGGGTGGTGCGAGGAACACGGACGACCTTTGACCGCGCCGCACGGTACGCCGCCGCCGCCCGAAAGTTGGGAGTCAAATCTATATTCGCGGATCGACCTTCAGGTCACCCCGATCCCGAGAACTTTACCTGGGAGGAATACCTGCGAGATTCGGGTTTCAAAGCTGCCCCGAGAGCGGCTTTTACCACGGTAAGGAAACAACGACAAGTAGCCTATTTTTTGACGGAGCGGCCAAAAAACGCACTACAAAGAAAGTAAAAAGAAAGCGTATTTTTCAAAGTTCCAGAATATCAGTCGCACCACCGGCCaaacttggggggaaaaaaacggcgACCTAAATTCGAAAATTACGGTCACCGCCGTTAGCTAAACGTGACGACGACTCGCGTGTCCCATCAGAGAGCTCCGCACGGTTTTCGGATCGACCAAAGACTGGAAGCGGTGGATAAGAGGAACCCCGTGCTGATTCGAGTGGCCACCATAACGGCGATCGAAGAGCACAGAGTCAAGGTACGGACGCCTGGCCTCGTCCTACCTGTCCGTCCGTAGCTGACCAAACGCGGCGCAGGTGCACTACGACGGCTGGTCTCATCATTTCGACGCGTGGTGCGACGCCGACCTGGCCGACCTCCATCCGGCGGGTTGGTGTCAGCGCACCGGTCACCCGCTGGAGGCGCCTCCGGACTGGTCGGCGTCCCCCTCGCACTCTCAGGGCGCGTGTCCCACGTTGGGCTGCCGCGGAGTGGGGCACATCAAAGGAGCCAAATACAACGGACACCACAGGTAGACGCCGCCATCGCCGTTTGTCAGCTACCCGCAAAAGCGTCCGCCTTTGCGTCCCAGCGCCTTCGGATGTCCGTACTCGGAGATGAATATGCGCAAGGAGCCGCTGCTTCCCGATCGGCTCGGCGGAGCCGTCGCTCATCAAGCCGGCGACCGTTCGGAAGGGTAACTCGGATTTGGCCTCGTTTATTTGAAAAAGCCAAACGGCCGTGTGATAATGGCGCGCTTGCAGCAGGGAGAGCGGCGAGGTGACCGCAGAGTCCGGCGATTCCCCTTTGGCCAAAAGAAGAAGAACGTCAGACAGGTTAGAGATGTTTCTTTTGCAATTACAATTCGGACATAACCAACACGCTTGATACCCGCTTCCCAGGAAGTCCAAGTTCCCGCAGGTCAAACAGGAAGAGGCGGAACTTAATATTCCGGCCCGCGGTCCAGGTAGGGTATTCCGTCGTCACATCCCGTCGATGTGGACGTGACGGTCGCGCGCCTCCCGGCCCCAGAGTTCCTCCATCAGTCGGTCTTCCTGTCGTCGGCCCCGACCGCCCGCGACCCGTCGCTCTGCTGGGAGCAACACCGTAAACTTCTGCCGGGGGTCACCAGGGTCCGCGCCGGCGCCGTCCGCCGCTGGAGCGTGCGGCAGGTATGgtgaccttttttttccccgtccCTTCATTTTGCGACCGAAGGTCAAAGGGAACCGACTTTTTCAGGTGTGCGCCTTCGTGGAGTCGCTTCCCGGTTGCGAGGACTCGGCCAAACAATTCGACGACGAGGTTAGGAGACCGGCCGTCGGGGGATCGGCTCCGTTACGACATTGCCGTCACCCTGTCGTCTTCTGTCTCTGTCCAGCAAATTGACGGGAAGGCCTTCCTTCTCCTCACTCAGCGAGACATCGTCAGTATCATGTCCATCAAACTGGGTCCCGCCCTCAAGATTTACAATTCCATCTTGATGTTTAAACACGAGGAATGCGACCAAGACCAAGAGAATCCGTCGCGCGGCGCCGACCGAAACCCGTCGCCCGAGAACTCCACGCGGGACGAAGACGAGAGCCGGTCGTCTTATGAAGACGAGAAGCTAGTGGGGGATTTGACCGAGAGCCGAGCAGGTCAGGAAGACCTGGATCGAAATTGTGATATTAACAAGAACCGGTCAGATCGCCACCATCGTGAAGATGAGACTGACAAAAACCGAGACGGGAAccagttactgaacaggaagcggTCAGATGATGATCAAAAACGGGAAATTGACAGGAACCAATCAGACAACGAAAAAAAGCCTGACCTGATCAAGAAACAACCACCGGAGGACGAGAAGCAATTATATCACAAGGACATTGATTCAAAACCTGAGATTGACATGAACCGTTCGAATGAGATGGAGACGCCGTCACGTGACCTGAACACAAGCCAAACACGAGACGACAATAACCGTCCTTCATCAGACGTCCATCGCAAACgagtcgctgacgagaaccgagGAACCGATGAAGACGAGGAGACATTAGGCGACGGAGACAAAAACCAAGGAAACGGACCGTCTCGTGAAGACGAGAACCGAAAAGCTGATTCGGGTGACGCAAATCAGAAGCAATCAGGTGAGGACGTGGACGCTCGTTAGCGAAGCTCCTCCCTAATCTGTTGAAAATTTTCCTCAGGTTTTGGCAAACACAAGTCCAATTGTTTTGGGTGTAGGAAATGGGGCAATTGAACTGTTGTATTTTGTAAACAAAACCAAATGTTGGGGAAAGCTGACTTTTAGTGGTCCCTAACTGTCGACCAATAACATCTATTTCTTTTCAAGGTCgtgagaaataataataataatagttctgTGCTGAATTCCCCTCGTGGAGGAATGGGTTAAGTTTAGAAGCTGGCTAAGGGTAGGGGTTTAACAACTTTTTAGGTTAAATAGTGGCAAGGTCTAAGAATTCTGGTTAAGGTTAGCGCCAATGTTTAGAGTAAGGGTTAATGGTTTGGGGGGTTTTGGTTAGGTTTAGTAAAGGAGTAAGGGAAGTCGGCTTTACCGTTCGTGATTGGTCAAAAGTTAGGGACCACTAAAAGTAAGGTTAGGTtagctaaccctaaccctaaccctaaccctaaccgtgCTATGAGAGGACAAACCGTCCAAATGTCAACATTCCCTTTAGAGATAACACGCTTAGAAAGACGCGAGCACCTTCCCCTCAGCTGCTTGATTTTCATTTGTCCGTCGGTCAGAGctgatatttatatttttgcatTGTGTAATATGCTAGAGAGAAAAGTGTTTATTTTGCAAAGCCTTTGTCGCTctatatttctatttttgtgttGAAAAGAGTCCACTCAGGGAAAGCTACCAAAGACAGAGAACCACGTCCGTTCAATCCGCATTTCCCTTCTGGTTAGCACACCACTTTGCCGTAGCTCAGGTAGCCACGCGCACACACAATGACACAATGGGAATACAATTTCCCGGCTAAAATTGGTTCAGGGGACTGCTGCTACTGCAGCCGCCGGAACCCGCCGCTTTACATTGGACGAATGGCTACCAACGGGAATCAATTCTGCCGGAGCGACGAGGAACGAACGGGTCCGATCGGTGGGCAACGACGTCAGGGCTGACCGGCGGGTCAAAGGAGAAGAAAATGAACTCGTGACAAGAGTTGATGACATGTTGAGCTAATCGCAAATGCGTTCACTACTAATAAAGTTGTGTTTTGAGAAATGTGGCAAGTCTTATCATTTTGCAGAAGTGCTACATGCCGCTGTGACTTCACTCCTCACAAATCAGAATTCCAGTTCTGAAAGTTTATTAACATTTCATGATACTTTTCCCAATTCAGTGCTTGAACAGTCAGTGAAAAAATGTCCGACATTTTCCAGAAGTATTCATTTTGTTTCCAGTTCCGCAGCTTTACGACATGAACATAtttgggagggagggagggagggacctCCGAAGAAGAGCGCGAGGTCATCCGGAGACTCTCCGTCACCTGCCGCTCTCGTAAGATTGAAACGGAATCCCGGTGAGGTCGCGTTCCGTCCGTCAGCGCCTGGTCCACTTGATCAAAGTCTCTGGCGATCGGTACAAGAAGATGAGTTTGGCGTAAAGCTCCTCTTCCAGCTCCAATTCCCCCGTCTCTCGCACCTAAGAAACACAGACGGTATGACTTGCCGGTCTTTCGAGAAATGCGGCGACAAAAAATTCGGCGCTACCAGGAAGATGTCTGTGCAAAGTTTGAGGATGCGGTCGACGCAGGGCAGCTCCTCGAACATGATGGAGTGACTGATTCCGCTGAAAAATTCCCGTACAAACTTTCCGATGACCAACACCACCGAAGCGTACAATCCCATAATCCTGCAAGACAACTCCCAGAGTCTGAATCCGCCGCCGGTGCCTCGGTGTCCCGTTACCGTACGAATGATTGTAGCGTACCCGTATCCGGCCAGGAAGCCCAGACTGGGCGGACTGACTTTGTCGCTGAAGACAAAGAGCTGAAGCCCCGCCTCTCTCCCGTTGTCCGATGAAGCGGCGCCTCCCAAACGGACGAGGCCGGAGGCCGGTTGGTCGACAATCCACCATTCCTGAATCTCCCGGCTCTCGTTGGCCGTTCGCTCGAGGGACAACAAAATGTCCTTGTAGCAGCCGTCTGATTTGACGGGAAACAAAACAGAGCGCAGGTTCATCTTTAGAAGTACAAATGTGTGCCGCTGATGAAAagggactactgtattttacggactattttttttccatacttTGGCTTGcccgcgacttatactcaggaatgGGGACTAGTTGGATTTGTGTTCCGGATAATACAGTCATTTGGGGCAAGGGGAACACGTTATTTTTTGGAAAATACAGATTCCTCCTCCGGACTACAAACCTGGGTAGAGCTGCTCAATGGGTTTGGCGTTGGAATCGCTGGGCGCTCGTAAGAACGACGGCAACACTCCGTCAATCACGCTAGAACACACAAATGTCCGGTTAGCTCATGCAAAAACCTTAGCGCGCCTAGCTACGATGACAAACGCTCTATCACTCACACGGGAAGTGTTCTGGTACCATTCAGCAGCTGGATCAGCTCCAGTCGAGTCTGATCATTCAGGTAGGTCACGTGTTTACCTGAGGCCAGCTCTGCTTTCGCCCCGAGACTTAAGTTCCTGGTTTTAGACAGAAGACGAGGGAGTTCATTTCACTCCTCGGAGGGGTGTTTGTTGTTTATGAAGGAAGTAAATGCGACCTCTGAACAGTCCAGGACAAGGTCAGGGGAAAGTGGTCCAGGTTGAGCACCTGGCTCAGGTATCGTCTGCTCGGTGGACTGATGGTCCACAGAGAGTTGCTGCTACCTTGTAGCTCAGCCACCGTCACATCCTCGTGGGTGTACGCTTCCAGAAACTGCAAAGCgctcttgggggggggggggggggggggacaattcAGACGGTCTTGTTCAAAACAATGAGAACGTGCGTTCAGAGGAGGCTTTACTGGGGTGTAACTGTAGGAACTAACGAAGGCTCTAAAGTCCTCCTCCGTCAAGtctttcagctgattttgctgcGCGCTCATAGTGAAGATAGGCTGACGAGGACCAGCGCGTCAATTCATCAACATCATCGGTCTGGCTGTTTAAGGCCAAGCGCGCGCTTACCTGAAAGCCTCCTAAAGTGACAGTCAGAGAAACGTCCAGCGGTTGGTTGACGACCCCGGCGACAGACTTGATAAGGGACATGAAGAGCAGAGGAAACCAGACGATGCAGATCAGCAGCAGAACGATCAAGCCTCCCATACCGTACTTCACCACTCGTTTCTTCTTCTGCCCACGAGGCTGAGGGTATCGCTGAAGACCGCGGGAAAACAGACATTAGGGCCCCGCAGGCTCACGGTTTAGTTTTTGAACAGTCCGGACCTTCTCAGACTCTCTCCAGCACTTTAAGACAAAGCAGTGGGCGTAAACATCCTCCACGCAGATCCAGGAGGACAGAGACAAGGTGGTGTCGGTCCAAACCCAGTCCATCACCGCCCGCAGCTCGGTCAGGAAAGGAACTAGACGGAAACTACGGGTGGGAAATGGTGAACTGGCGAAGAACAACTAGGCACCTAAGTTAGGGACCGCGGTGATCGGTTACCCCTGGAAAAGGAAGAGGTTGAGGTAGTTGTAGCTCTTGGTCAGGAAGTTCCCAAGAACCCGGGTCGGATAACCTGAGCGAATCTGATACGCCGATAAGCCGAAGTAAATGCATTTGACGAAATACCACAGCTGAGCCACCAAGTTGTGGTTGAAGCGTCTGGTGACAGTCAGAGCAACAAACAGTTTCTGTGTAAGAGCGGTTTTGTCGCTGGAAAAGGGGAATCGTTGGAGACAATTCTTTACCTTTCAGTGACAGTCGGAAGGATGAAAAACATCCAGAAGTGGATTCCCAATACCAGAATCACTTGAAAGACCAACTTTCCCAGCACGGTCTTTCTTAAATACAGAGCTCGGTCTATCACCATGGTACCTGTGGACGTTGGCGGACAGTGAGACAAACAGACAAAGGCCGATTAACGCTCACACCTACCGAACTGGATCAGAACCATGACCAAGAACGCTTCGGGAACTTGATCCTCTGACAGGGAGGAAGTGATGTCAGCGGCTGCTGAGTGTTTCTGAGAAGttagaacaaaaaaataaataaatcaagatCGGGTCATCGGGTTTGCGCTGCCGAGGCGAGACGCAAAATCGTACCCCGAAGGCCCAGAAGCCGAAGACGATGATAACAAAGTCGACGGTGTCCGCCAGGAACATGAGGACGTAAACGTCTGTGACGGCACTGTATTCCGGTTGGACCAGAGCTTGGAAGAACTGACTGACCGGAGCGTAAAGAGACTCGCACCTGGAAGAGTTTGGTCGTCGGAGGCGTAAAGGCAATGGCGGTTACCGCTGAGCTTTGGCCTACCTGCTAACGCAGTACTGCTTGCAACGAATGGAGAGTTCCATCAGTTTCTCCAGGAGCAGCTCCAACTTGCTGAGCTGGTCTATGGATCTCGGGCTGCCTAAAAACGACAGCGTTCAATGTTTAGTCCGCATATTTTCCGGACATCTGATTTGGATCGCCTGGCTCAGTCGGCTTCCTCGGAGACGCCTTCCACTTCACCTGCGGGCGAGTATAGCTGGGCGGGGCTTAATCGGGTCTGCCCGACACCACGCCAGGGCATTGTGTCGACGGGCGTGGAAGCGTGGCTAAATTCTGCTTGGTCCTCGAGGTTACTTTTAGGGTCGGCGGAGACGGTCTGGTCCCAAAGTCCGTGGCACTGATTTGGGTCCAagagaaaaacaaatctcagaGTCAGCGTTCGGAAGGGTCAGCGAGTGCGTTAGCAAACCTTGAGTATGGCTCGGTGGTAGAAGAGAGCAAGCAGTTGCAGCAGGTCGTAAAGCACGTAGCCTTCCTTCTTCTCCACCCCCAGGATGTTGGGTGGGTGGAAGGGCTTTGAGCGGTCCACCTCTAGTTTCTGGTTGAAGGGAAAGAACCCAAACTGGAAAAAGTACTTGATCACAATGGTGACCTGAGGATGGAGACGGATAGCACTTCTTTATCAGTTGAAAAGGTGAAGAAGATGATAAAAGTTTGCACTGGAAGTTGACTGCCAAAAAGATCAAAAGATCGACACAACAGCACGAGGTACGGTGTGAACCTCAGTGTAGATGATGGCCGTCATCCAGAAAGTCTTGCTGGGTCGCGGAACAGAGAGAGTTGCCCACAGAAACACCAGAACGGGAAGTACCAAGGTTAGACAGCTGGCAGATACCATGTGGTTCAAGACGATGACCAGGTAGCACACCGTCTCTGACCTGGGACAGTCAGTAAGGAGTTGGAAAGGTCCCTAGTGGTTCTTGTTTGTGGAGAGAACTCGTGGATGTTACCTGGCAGCCAGAATGTTGTAGAAGGCGTAGCATAGCTGGAGCAGCTGAGGTTGGTCGCGATAGAAACCATCTGATGCCTCTAGCTCTGCATTTTGGAAAGTCCTGCTCAAAAGAGAATCCAAATATGAAGCGCCCTTAAGTCGGGCAGGTGAAGGCGGATCCCCACCTGTTCTTCAGCAGCTCACTCGCCGTCAGCTCCTGAGGACGTGACGCCAACAGACAGGAAGCGGAGGCGCGAGCAGAGAGTAACGGCTCCCTTCTTTGTCCTGTCGCCGTCCTGCGCGTTGCCTCTTTGGAACTGTCCTGTACACTTTCCGGGTCTTGGAGGTCCAAACCCAGAGCGCGGCTGTAGGAAGGGGGGGACGTTTGAGAGCTGGGGCAGGCGGCCCTGGAAGTGGGTGAGGCTATGTTTGTATTTACGTCCTGGCCGTTAGAAGCCCGTCAACATGATGGGACCCACCTGTGGTCGTCTTCGCTTGAAGACGAAGACGACGCCACTCTCTTCATCCTACTCAGTTTTGCTCGGCGGCgggggcggcggcggcggcttcTGGCGGCCGCGAGACATTCTGAGCAGTCCTCTCTCGGGAGAACCGCGAAGGTCTGGGCTTCGATTCCGTCTCTCGAAGCGAGCGAGGGTCCACATCCCGCTTCCGAGGTCTGCTCTTCTTCCGGATCCGCCGTCTGGCCCTCTCCCTCGGGAATGTCAAGGTCAGTTCCTAATTCAGCGGAACTCCTCATCATCTGTTCCTGGTAGTACACGTGGATGGCTTCTCTGGACGGCACCTGACCCTGAGAACACCAGCGGGAGACTCGAGCGGATGATTCGGACCGGTCCCC from Corythoichthys intestinalis isolate RoL2023-P3 chromosome 20, ASM3026506v1, whole genome shotgun sequence includes the following:
- the LOC130908690 gene encoding lethal(3)malignant brain tumor-like protein 4 isoform X1 produces the protein MHPKKMKNKTSSSPVSGRRRLWSWQHYLKQQNAQAAPLEIFTQFQGFPTKKSAFKVGMKLEGIDPLHPSMFCVMTVAEVIGCRLRVHFDGYPECYDFWVNFDSADIRPAGWCRRVERRLHPPKGYSESDFDWSSYLRSTGAQAAPPEIFPCRAASCDFQVGMKLEAVDQKNPSLVCVASVADVADDRVLVHFDNWDNSYDYWCDSASPLIRPVGWCEEHGRPLTAPHGHPDPENFTWEEYLRDSGFKAAPRAAFTTRAPHGFRIDQRLEAVDKRNPVLIRVATITAIEEHRVKVHYDGWSHHFDAWCDADLADLHPAGWCQRTGHPLEAPPDWSASPSHSQGACPTLGCRGVGHIKGAKYNGHHSAFGCPYSEMNMRKEPLLPDRLGGAVAHQAGDRSEGRESGEVTAESGDSPLAKRRRTSDRKSKFPQVKQEEAELNIPARGPEFLHQSVFLSSAPTARDPSLCWEQHRKLLPGVTRVRAGAVRRWSVRQVCAFVESLPGCEDSAKQFDDEQIDGKAFLLLTQRDIVSIMSIKLGPALKIYNSILMFKHEECDQDQENPSRGADRNPSPENSTRDEDESRSSYEDEKLVGDLTESRAGQEDLDRNCDINKNRSDRHHREDETDKNRDGNQLLNRKRSDDDQKREIDRNQSDNEKKPDLIKKQPPEDEKQLYHKDIDSKPEIDMNRSNEMETPSRDLNTSQTRDDNNRPSSDVHRKRVADENRGTDEDEETLGDGDKNQGNGPSREDENRKADSGDANQKQSGFGKHKSNCFGCRKWGN
- the LOC130908690 gene encoding lethal(3)malignant brain tumor-like protein 4 isoform X3 — protein: MHPKKMKNKTSSSPVSGRRRLWSWQHYLKQQNAQAAPLEIFTQVIGCRLRVHFDGYPECYDFWVNFDSADIRPAGWCRRVERRLHPPKGYSESDFDWSSYLRSTGAQAAPPEIFPCRAASCDFQVGMKLEAVDQKNPSLVCVASVADVADDRVLVHFDNWDNSYDYWCDSASPLIRPVGWCEEHGRPLTAPHGHPDPENFTWEEYLRDSGFKAAPRAAFTTRAPHGFRIDQRLEAVDKRNPVLIRVATITAIEEHRVKVHYDGWSHHFDAWCDADLADLHPAGWCQRTGHPLEAPPDWSASPSHSQGACPTLGCRGVGHIKGAKYNGHHSAFGCPYSEMNMRKEPLLPDRLGGAVAHQAGDRSEGRESGEVTAESGDSPLAKRRRTSDRKSKFPQVKQEEAELNIPARGPEFLHQSVFLSSAPTARDPSLCWEQHRKLLPGVTRVRAGAVRRWSVRQVCAFVESLPGCEDSAKQFDDEQIDGKAFLLLTQRDIVSIMSIKLGPALKIYNSILMFKHEECDQDQENPSRGADRNPSPENSTRDEDESRSSYEDEKLVGDLTESRAGQEDLDRNCDINKNRSDRHHREDETDKNRDGNQLLNRKRSDDDQKREIDRNQSDNEKKPDLIKKQPPEDEKQLYHKDIDSKPEIDMNRSNEMETPSRDLNTSQTRDDNNRPSSDVHRKRVADENRGTDEDEETLGDGDKNQGNGPSREDENRKADSGDANQKQSGFGKHKSNCFGCRKWGN
- the LOC130908690 gene encoding lethal(3)malignant brain tumor-like protein 4 isoform X2; this encodes MHPKKMKNKTSSSPVSGRRRLWSWQHYLKQQNAQAAPLEIFTQFQGFPTKKSAFKVGMKLEGIDPLHPSMFCVMTVAEVIGCRLRVHFDGYPECYDFWVNFDSADIRPAGWCRRVERRLHPPKGYSESDFDWSSYLRSTGAQAAPPEIFPCRAASCDFQVGMKLEAVDQKNPSLVCVASVADVADDRVLVHFDNWDNSYDYWCDSASPLIRPVGWCEEHGRPLTAPHGHPDPENFTWEEYLRDSGFKAAPRAAFTTRAPHGFRIDQRLEAVDKRNPVLIRVATITAIEEHRVKVHYDGWSHHFDAWCDADLADLHPAGWCQRTGHPLEAPPDWSASPSHSQGACPTLGCRGVGHIKGAKYNGHHSAFGCPYSEMNMRKEPLLPDRLGGAVAHQAGDRSEGRESGEVTAESGDSPLAKRRRTSDRKSKFPQVKQEEAELNIPARGPEFLHQSVFLSSAPTARDPSLCWEQHRKLLPGVTRVRAGAVRRWSVRQVCAFVESLPGCEDSAKQFDDEQIDGKAFLLLTQRDIVSIMSIKLGPALKIYNSILMFKHEECDQDQENPSRGADRNPSPENSTRDEDESRSSYEDEKLVGDLTESRAGQEDLDRNCDINKNRSDRHHREDETDKNRDGNQLLNRKRSDDDQKREIDRNQSDNEKKPDLIKKQPPEDEKQLYHKDIDSKPEIDMNRSNEMETPSRDLNTSQTRDDNNRPSSDVHRKRVADENRGTDEDEETLGDGDKNQGNGPSREDENRKADSGDANQKQSGEDVDAR